The proteins below are encoded in one region of Candidatus Moraniibacteriota bacterium:
- the dnaX gene encoding DNA polymerase III subunit gamma/tau produces the protein MSTSTTLYRKYRPQTFADVVGQKHIVTTLTNALQFARVGQSYLFTGPRGTGKTTLARLFAKAVNCSQRNGTAEPCNKCEHCLLFSEGRSLDVIEIDAASHNSVDNIRELRETVALPPTLGSHKIYIIDEVHMLSTSAFNALLKTIEEPPVHVIFILATTALHKIPDTIISRCQRFDLSRFPVKSIVEKLERIAKEEKLNIDRGALEMIALTAEGGMRDAESLLMQILSLEASPITEEKVMEVLGTTKKENIVTLLRLIATNELYPSLNFVSKLSIDGADLSVFCGVFLHYLRDLLLVSADSVNGIQELDTFTDEQKESLVSLAQSFSPIQVVSMLEYVQIAQIASKTSVIPELPLQIAVVKILSEKTPLSEQTPQITSSETKQPTTQSKETTAIPAVTSTPISSDSSVLTEQKHTTIPAREEVSEQNNEVLTKKENTFPQITLETVQKNWHEVLTTAKKLNASLTLALTTARPIETTGNIITIAVKYPFHKERLDEAGNQLTLATAFDTILKSKTRIKIMLETSTITPTENHTATQEQVSTIDNPLINQAMEMLGGKLVGTENS, from the coding sequence ACTGTTCGCCAAAGCTGTCAATTGTTCTCAAAGGAACGGTACCGCCGAACCATGCAATAAATGCGAACATTGTCTCCTCTTTTCTGAAGGTCGCTCACTCGATGTCATTGAGATTGATGCGGCTTCGCATAATAGCGTCGATAATATTCGAGAATTAAGAGAAACTGTTGCCCTCCCTCCAACACTCGGTTCGCACAAAATCTACATCATCGACGAAGTCCATATGCTTTCGACGAGCGCTTTCAATGCTCTCCTCAAAACTATTGAGGAGCCACCAGTACATGTCATATTCATCCTCGCTACCACTGCCCTTCACAAGATTCCTGACACTATCATCTCTCGTTGTCAACGGTTTGATCTTTCTCGTTTTCCAGTCAAGAGCATTGTCGAAAAATTGGAAAGAATCGCGAAAGAAGAAAAATTGAATATTGATCGAGGAGCACTTGAAATGATCGCTCTCACTGCCGAAGGAGGGATGCGTGATGCAGAATCACTCCTCATGCAAATCCTTTCTCTTGAGGCGTCTCCGATTACCGAAGAAAAGGTGATGGAAGTGCTCGGAACAACTAAAAAAGAAAACATCGTCACGCTCCTGCGTCTCATTGCCACAAACGAACTCTACCCAAGCCTCAATTTTGTAAGCAAGCTCTCCATTGATGGCGCAGACCTCTCTGTCTTCTGCGGTGTCTTTCTCCACTACTTGAGGGATCTCCTGCTCGTCTCTGCTGATTCTGTCAATGGAATCCAAGAACTCGATACATTCACCGATGAACAAAAAGAAAGTCTCGTTTCTCTCGCACAGAGTTTCTCTCCGATACAGGTAGTAAGTATGCTCGAATACGTACAAATTGCACAAATTGCTAGCAAAACATCGGTCATTCCAGAATTACCACTACAGATTGCTGTCGTAAAAATCCTCTCAGAGAAAACACCTCTTTCAGAACAAACACCTCAAATAACCTCCTCGGAGACAAAACAGCCGACAACACAATCAAAAGAAACTACAGCTATTCCTGCCGTTACATCAACACCAATCTCAAGTGATTCTTCTGTACTCACAGAACAAAAACACACGACAATACCAGCAAGAGAAGAAGTGTCGGAACAGAATAATGAGGTACTCACAAAAAAAGAAAATACCTTTCCTCAAATCACTCTCGAAACCGTTCAGAAAAATTGGCACGAAGTGCTCACTACAGCCAAAAAGCTCAATGCCTCTCTCACACTCGCTCTCACAACCGCTCGTCCTATCGAAACAACTGGCAATATCATAACCATTGCTGTCAAATATCCTTTTCACAAAGAACGGCTCGATGAAGCTGGAAATCAATTGACACTTGCTACCGCCTTTGATACGATACTGAAGTCAAAAACACGGATAAAAATCATGTTGGAAACAAGTACTATCACACCAACAGAGAATCACACAGCTACACAAGAACAAGTATCGACAATCGACAATCCTCTCATCAATCAGGCAATGGAAATGCTTGGAGGAAAACTCGTGGGAACAGAGAACAGTTGA
- a CDS encoding sodium:proton antiporter gives MAIEIILALFVLIFISVGTYFFAERLHIPYTLLLVLVGTLLIPISHIPLFHFIQSFQLTPELLFFVFLPILIFESAYNMKFRDLTDNVRSISLLSIVSLLLSTFFIAFVLFFALQWIHFPVPFFVTLIFGALISATDPVAVLALFKQFGAPKRLSLIFEGESLFNDGTAIALFLIVIDIALKGFHGIESVAQGIFMFSTMVVGGIGFGLLMGFVFAKLIQKVHDNENIEITLTMLMAHLTFILSELLSRHLIIGGQHIYLSSVIATVMASMVIGNYGRCKISPRVEEYMEKFWGYFAFIANSLVFILMGLLFAGLPIHFSQFVWPIMVTVLVVMIGRALSIYPVIGFLNRTKKEEHIPLSWQHLLSWGSLRGALAVTMVLLIPNDLTLAGWEYSFSIKEFISALTIGCVYFTLLVKATSIGSMIKKMKLDQLTPLEMVEYHESRALVYAQTLEKLKDYRTKEFVDEEVYTKLNAEYSAEYETSLLVLRDDFRKNGYSLESALSMYALGTEKRFLLKLFMYREISEPVYKKVLNKIEMQMARVEREEHQIQDINEVFSPDWFERTVSFFRDFLIPMNDRKKTINEYHYYRAQKIIASKVLHRLHTLTEHYCGVFGDDIIVKKVIALYVQFEQDAHEKMLQSGEKMKEELRWENEKVGRRGFFKAEEHFLDEIVEREMLPQKIASMLYEEFRHKAYKKNSTQEDLITIS, from the coding sequence ATGGCGATCGAAATAATTCTCGCTCTTTTTGTACTTATTTTTATTTCGGTCGGTACCTATTTTTTTGCAGAGCGTTTGCATATTCCTTACACGCTTCTGCTTGTACTTGTTGGGACACTCTTGATCCCGATTTCTCATATACCACTCTTTCATTTCATTCAGAGTTTTCAGCTTACCCCGGAGCTTCTTTTTTTTGTTTTTCTCCCAATACTCATATTTGAATCGGCGTACAATATGAAGTTCCGAGATCTGACGGACAATGTTCGATCGATTTCACTTCTCTCAATAGTCAGTCTCCTCCTCTCGACATTTTTTATTGCGTTTGTACTGTTTTTTGCACTCCAGTGGATTCATTTCCCGGTGCCATTTTTTGTGACACTTATTTTTGGAGCACTGATTTCAGCGACCGATCCAGTTGCTGTACTCGCTCTTTTCAAGCAATTTGGAGCACCAAAACGACTCTCTCTTATTTTTGAAGGGGAGAGTCTTTTCAATGATGGTACCGCTATTGCATTGTTCCTTATCGTCATTGATATCGCTTTGAAAGGATTCCATGGGATAGAATCTGTCGCACAGGGTATATTTATGTTTTCGACGATGGTTGTTGGTGGTATCGGATTTGGACTTTTGATGGGATTTGTCTTTGCCAAACTGATACAAAAAGTACACGATAACGAAAATATCGAGATTACACTGACGATGCTTATGGCGCATCTCACTTTTATACTCTCAGAACTCCTCTCTCGTCATCTCATTATTGGAGGGCAGCATATTTATCTTTCCTCTGTTATTGCGACAGTAATGGCATCAATGGTTATCGGGAATTATGGAAGATGTAAAATCTCTCCACGAGTCGAAGAATATATGGAAAAATTCTGGGGATACTTTGCTTTCATTGCGAATTCTCTTGTTTTCATATTGATGGGATTGCTCTTTGCTGGACTTCCTATACATTTTTCTCAATTTGTGTGGCCTATCATGGTGACGGTACTCGTGGTTATGATCGGGAGAGCTCTCTCTATTTACCCTGTCATTGGTTTCTTGAATAGAACAAAAAAAGAAGAACATATTCCTCTTTCTTGGCAACACTTGCTCTCATGGGGAAGTCTCCGAGGCGCACTTGCAGTGACGATGGTACTTCTTATCCCTAATGATCTGACGCTTGCTGGATGGGAATACTCTTTCTCAATCAAAGAGTTTATTTCAGCTCTGACTATTGGTTGTGTTTATTTTACACTTCTAGTAAAAGCGACCAGCATTGGAAGTATGATCAAAAAAATGAAACTCGATCAATTGACCCCACTCGAGATGGTTGAATACCACGAGAGTCGAGCTCTCGTCTATGCTCAGACGCTTGAAAAATTGAAAGATTATCGAACAAAGGAATTTGTCGATGAAGAAGTATATACGAAACTCAATGCTGAATATAGCGCAGAATATGAAACTTCTTTATTAGTACTACGTGATGATTTTCGTAAAAATGGTTATTCTCTCGAATCAGCACTGAGTATGTATGCTCTCGGTACCGAGAAGCGTTTTCTCCTGAAGCTTTTCATGTACCGTGAAATCTCTGAACCAGTATACAAGAAAGTGCTCAACAAAATCGAAATGCAGATGGCTCGTGTCGAGAGAGAAGAACATCAAATACAAGATATTAATGAAGTTTTTTCGCCAGATTGGTTCGAACGAACAGTATCTTTCTTTCGAGATTTTTTGATACCGATGAACGACCGGAAGAAAACAATCAACGAATATCATTATTATCGTGCTCAGAAAATCATTGCATCCAAAGTCCTTCATCGTCTCCATACACTGACGGAACATTATTGCGGAGTGTTTGGTGATGATATTATCGTAAAAAAGGTTATTGCGCTGTATGTGCAATTCGAACAAGATGCTCATGAAAAGATGCTTCAATCAGGAGAAAAAATGAAAGAAGAGCTTCGTTGGGAAAATGAAAAGGTAGGAAGGAGAGGATTCTTTAAGGCAGAAGAACATTTCTTGGATGAAATAGTAGAACGTGAGATGTTGCCTCAGAAAATCGCATCGATGCTCTACGAAGAGTTCAGGCACAAGGCGTACAAGAAAAATAGTACACAAGAAGATCTGATCACAATATCGTAG
- the queA gene encoding tRNA preQ1(34) S-adenosylmethionine ribosyltransferase-isomerase QueA encodes MKMIDLKKYDYTLPDYLIRKQGIEPRDSARLFVYDTKTDAITFDTFRHIAKYLPRQSLVMLNNTTVLPARLWLKKETGGKIEVFVLANEIEDEKCIPVLVDRKTEKGQKLFFTNGDFLEVIDQKENLFFVRLVSQENISLQILLETYGETPLPHYLEGANISEDVLRKRYQTVFARDGASVAAPTASLHFTDEVFQSLEEKNIETDFLTLNVGLGTFAPLADENFITKKLHTEFINISLETAQHIDAAMDEKKNIIAVGTTALRTLESSMCDQRILPQNGKTEIFIYPPYEFRVVDILVTNFHLPKTSLMLLVDAFLQDKKAKKSIVELYQIAIANEFTFYSFGDSMLIL; translated from the coding sequence ATGAAAATGATTGATCTCAAGAAATATGATTACACGCTTCCTGATTATTTGATCAGGAAGCAAGGTATTGAGCCACGTGATAGTGCACGATTGTTTGTTTATGATACGAAGACGGATGCGATTACTTTTGATACCTTTCGTCATATAGCGAAGTATCTCCCAAGACAGTCTCTTGTGATGCTCAATAATACGACGGTATTGCCTGCACGACTCTGGCTCAAGAAAGAAACTGGCGGAAAGATAGAAGTATTCGTCCTTGCCAATGAGATAGAAGATGAAAAATGTATTCCGGTACTCGTCGATCGTAAGACGGAGAAGGGTCAAAAACTCTTTTTCACGAATGGAGATTTTTTGGAAGTGATTGATCAGAAAGAGAATCTCTTTTTTGTGAGACTTGTGAGTCAAGAAAATATTTCTCTTCAAATATTACTCGAGACATACGGCGAAACACCACTCCCACACTATCTTGAGGGAGCAAATATATCAGAAGATGTATTGCGAAAACGATACCAAACGGTGTTTGCTAGAGATGGAGCATCGGTTGCCGCGCCGACAGCATCGCTTCATTTTACCGATGAAGTATTTCAGTCTCTGGAAGAGAAAAATATTGAAACTGATTTTTTGACACTGAATGTGGGACTTGGGACATTCGCACCGCTTGCAGATGAAAACTTCATAACCAAAAAACTTCACACAGAATTTATAAATATTTCTCTCGAAACAGCGCAACATATTGATGCTGCAATGGATGAGAAGAAGAATATTATTGCTGTCGGAACAACAGCTCTTCGTACCCTTGAATCCTCGATGTGTGATCAGAGAATTTTGCCACAGAATGGAAAAACAGAAATATTTATTTATCCACCGTACGAGTTTCGTGTAGTGGATATTCTCGTGACCAATTTCCATCTTCCAAAAACATCACTCATGCTTCTTGTAGATGCATTTTTGCAAGATAAAAAAGCAAAAAAAAGTATTGTCGAATTGTATCAGATAGCTATAGCAAATGAGTTTACTTTCTATTCTTTCGGAGACAGTATGCTTATCCTTTGA